In Pangasianodon hypophthalmus isolate fPanHyp1 chromosome 5, fPanHyp1.pri, whole genome shotgun sequence, the DNA window AAAAGCAACTGAGTATctgaatatcttttggaaaattGATGTTCATCCCTCCAGCACAGTTCCAGAGATTTGTAGAATCAATGCCAAGGCactctgaagctgttctggcagctcatGGTGTCCCAATACATTACTAAAACAATTAATGTCTTATCACCTTTCTGTACCTCACCTGTAAACTGTAATTTCTTTGTAAAATCAGGTCTTTTGACTAGATGGCATGTAAAATCACTCAACCCAATATATAgataaattgttatttaaaaaaaaagccaaaaaagtgaaaataaattattattattattagtagtagtagtagtaataaataaataaataaacttatgATTAGTTGATTAGTGACCATTAGCtgggaacaaaaaaataatgcttGCTCTAGGCTTTGATTCCAGTTATACACAATCTAACAATTGTTTTGTTAGCatacaaagaaaaagaatatcAGAAACATACCTCTAATGAACAAAACttttcagtgaaatgaaacgataaatgaaaagtaaaaacaaaaatactggTTATTGTTCCTttgcttttttagttttaaaataaatatatctacGTTTTAGCTCATGTAAAAATTATATTGTAAGATCATCTGGCCTTGCTCTACTGCTCGCTTTTCTAAGACGGCTCAGCGGTCTTGTTTCTTCCAGTGTCTCTGCTGCTGGCAATTCCAGAGGTATGAGAGGGACTGAAATCGTTTCTTCGAGTGTCTGCATCTCTGGTAACCTAACCTTTAATTCTAAACTCTCCACTTTTCCAGGATCTCTAGTTTTCCCTTGACTATTTTGGGCTTCAGAGCTCTTAACCTCCTCTGGATTGCCCATCTCGCTGAATGACTTCCCTGTGTCCACAGCATCATCAAAATCTACTGATTCCTTTGTATTGATGACATCCTCTATTGACTCCACCTTAGGTAAATTTTCTATTTCGGGTCCCTCTGCAATTACCTCTAAATTGAGTGACTCCTCTGCACCCTCTAGAATATCTGACCTTGTGATTTCCCTAGATACATTCTCCTCCCCTACAGATTTAATCGCCTCTAAAGGTTTCTCTTCCCATAAAGGGTCTACAGCTTTCTCATCTTCTAAAGAGAAGCTCTTAGCTTCTATTGTAAGCTCCTCTGACTTGGTCAGTTCTTTACTCACAGGATATTCTCCTGGAAATTCTATAAGCTCTCCAACCTTTTCTGGAGCATCTACAACCTTTTCATGATTTTCTGGAACTTCTACAAGCTCTTCTACATAATCATCAACAATCTCCTCAAACTTTTCTGGAACTTGTACAACCTCTTCAACATGTACTGGGACTTCTGCAACCCTGTCAGACATTTCTGCAACTTCTACTAccagttcatttttttctggtaGTTTTACAAGCTCCTTAATTTTTTCTTGAACATCTACATCCTCCTCAACATTTTCTGGGCATTCTACAACTTCATTAATATTTTCTGGAACTTCTACAACCTCTACAACATTTTCTGGAACTTCTACAACTTCCCTAATATTTTCTGAAACTTCTACAACCTCTACAGCATTTTCTGGCATTTCTATTACCTCCTCAATGTTTTCTGGAACTTCTACAACCTCTTCAATTTTTTCTAGTACTTCTATTACCTCCTCAATAATTTCTGGTACTTCTACAACCTCCTCAATTTTTTCTGGTACATCTATCACGTTGTCAACATTTTCTGGAACTTCTACAACCTCCTCAATAATTTCTGGTACTTCTACAACCTCCTCAATATTTTCTGGTACTTCTACAACCTCCTCAATATTTTCTGGTACTTCTACAACCTCTTTAACATTTTCTGGAACTTCTACATCTACTTCAACATTTTCTGGTACTTCTACATTCTCTTCTACATTTTCTGGTACTTCTACATCTACTTCAACATTTTCTGGTACATCTATCACCTCCTCAATATTTTCTGGAACTTCTACAACCTCTTTAACATTTTCTGGTACTTCTACATCTACTTCAACATTTTCTGGTACTCCTACAACCTCCTCAATATTTTCTGGAACTTCTACAACCTCTACAACATTTTCTGGTACTTCTACATCTACTTCAACATTTTCTGGAACTTCTACAACCTCCTCAACGTTTTCTGGAACTTCTACAATCTCCTCAATATTTTCTGGAACTTCTACAACCTCTTCAACATTTTCTGGTACTTCTATTACCTCTTCAACATTTTCTGGAACTTCTACAACCTCCTCAATATTTTCTGGTACTTCTACAAATGCTACAAAATTTTCTGGTACTTCTACAACCTCCTCAATTTTTTCTGGTACATCTATCACCTCGTCAACATTTTCTGGAACTTCTACAATCTCCTCAATATTTTCTGGAACTTCTACAACCTCTTCAACATTTTCTGGTACTTCTATCACCTCTTCAACATTTTCTGGTACTTCTACAACCTCCTCAACATTTTCTGGAACTTCAACCTCTTTAATATTTTCTGGTACTTCTACAAATGTTACAATATTTTTTGGTATTTCTACAACCTTCTCAATATTTTCTGAAACTTCTACAACCTCTTCAACCTTTTCTGGTACATCTAGAACCTCCTCAATATTTTCTGGTACATCTATCACCTCCTCAACAGTTTCTGGAACTACTACAACTTCTGATCCACCCTGTCCTGACTCAATCTCCACATCCAGTTGTTGATCTATGAGTGTGTCTTTTCTAACTAGGTCTCCTACAGTTTGCTTTACACCCCCTTGTGTCACATCAACAATTGTCTGTGTCTCCTCCATGCATTCTTTCTGTGATCTCTTTCCCAGTACCGCTTCCAAGGGAATCACGAGTAGGGAACTGTCCACTTCATCCCCTTCTCTAGATATCTCCTCCTCTATGGTTGGTGGCAGCTCAAGAAAAGTCTTAGTGAGCTCAGTAAAGACTGGGATTGTCTCATCATAAATTATTGTCTCCTCCACAGGGGGCACTGTAGGTATTATTGCATCATTTGTTCTTTTCTGCTCCACCTCCTGAGATAGAGAAGGAAGCTGGTCTTCCTCCATACCCGCTTCAGTTAGCGGGTAGATGTGTGCAACCTCACCCTCCTTTCTATCTTCTTCAAGTGTCCTGTAGCCTTTTGGCTTATGAAAGGGAGGACTAAGGAGGAACTGCAAGCTTCTCTCAGGAGAGACAAAGGTCTCAACCTGGGCTGGAGCTGTCTGACAGAACCCAAATTGAATATTTTTCAAACATAGATAGATAATCTCCACAAAGTTCAGCAGAAGTGAGACACAAGCAACGGCTAGCataaagatgatgaagatggttTTCTCAGTTGGCCGTGAGATGAAACAGTCCACTGTATTAGGGCAGGGCCAGCGACTACACCTATACAGTGGAAGGAGGTGGAAGCCATACAAAAAGTACTGCCCCACAATAAATCCTACCTCAAATAGTGTTTTGAAGATGATATGGCATACGTATGTGCAGAGTAGAGTGCCTTCAAGACGAAACATTTTACTCCCATCAGTGCTAGTGTCCTTGGTCATGTGAACACTTCCCTGGTCTGCTACAACATGAAGTTGTTTGTTGTTCATTTCTTGCTGGTGGTGAAGCGCCGCATTCTCACgctttttgcatttttccttCATGTGGACATGGTGGACAGCATGACCGATATAAACCAACGACGGCGTAGACACAAAAATAATCTGCAGCACCCATAGGCGGATATGGGAGATAGGGAATGCCTCATCATAACATACATTCTCACATCCAGGCTGCTTTGTGTTACACACATAATCGGACTGCTCGTCTCCCCAGACAAACTCTGCTGCCGTGCCCAGAATAAGAATGCGGAAGATGAAGAGGACCGTAAGCCAAATACGGCCAATTACAGTTGAATGTTTATTCACTTCTTCTAAAATATTACCTAAGAAGCTCCAGTCTCCCATGGTGGACTCTTAACTCTGCATAGGAAACACAGGAAGGTTAAGGTTATGGAGCTGAGGTAAAgaccagaataaaaaaacactaaaagtatttaaaaatatgcagcATACATTAAACGTCATTTCTGAGCAATTTGTCAGTAAAATGTATCATTCAAAAAGTATGCATCATAATGTCAGTATTACACAGCAACTTAATAACCCAAAACCTACCCAGAAGTATAAGAGGTCAACACCGAGGTGAATTGAGACTAAATGGAAATCTTGGTAAAGTGGTGGCTCCAATGGAGTTCTGGTCAGTCACTCAGTTGGTTGCTCCTCCCTGCCGCTGGGACAAAGTGAACTGCTCATGTCCTGTTCACCCAGCCTCACCATGAGTCCTTGTCGCCTCAATGAGCAGATGTGAATGGATGGGCTGTGATGGCTGCTTTTCAAGTCTAAGCTTCCAGCCAGACGCCCTTTATGCATTGGACCACGTGTGGAACTGCAGGAGACAATAGGATCAACAGATCTGCGCTCAGAGGGACAGGACCCCTCACTGCATACAGCCCAAACCCAGGAATCATATAAAGAACTGGAGTATGAGTTCCATAATGAACCCCTTACTGTATATGTGCTAATCAGAAAAAGACAATtgtactgtaacattaacagtaaatgtatagaaaaataaacaccactATAGCAATAATTATGTACGAAAACAAGCATTGAAATACATTAACTCAGTTAATCTTATCTTAAGCCACATCTGCATCTGAGAGCAAAGGTCTTGTGGTGAAAAAAACTGGGGAAATTGCAGTAATAATCAAACTTAGCACTTACCCACAGGAAAGCGGGGTGTTGAGGGTGAGGTCAATGGTCTTGTGATAAAGGAAAATTTATGATATTTTAGAGGAAGTTCACGCAtaacaatatacacacatacagagacagagagagagagagagattccaACAGTAGCCTGCtaaaaaacatgtaataaatCTTTTAGGCAGGCATGCACTAGAGTTCACAATAAAGGTATACACACCAAAAGtgacatactgtacatgaaGTACAAAATAAATGCCTGAATGCACTAAACAAGTTCCTATCCAATTTTCTTAAAATTTGATCATTGGCGATTTCAACCAACTAGCTACTATCACATGGGTTGAGGCCTAAACCATGATTCCTGTGGctacaatttttttaacattacagaGCAGCCCAATACACTTAAAGAAGACACTAATTACAATTTTCCATATatgtgagctcacagacacccacaatcAGCTAGCATTGTTCTAATAGACAGGTGAGACTCCAACCCAGAAAGCAGGGCCAATTAAGCTCTCCTGGTATTACCAAAGATCTCCTGACAGTAGGgagaatgcttttctgttgtgccactcagaaGCCTGCACTAAACAAGGTTTTGCTCCAAAATAACAACTGTAAATCTATACAGCAAAATCCCTAGATTCTAGGTGTACAATTTacatgcataatgcataaaatcatgcagatacaagtcaaggccttcagttaatgctcatatcaatcatcagaatgaaaaaagtgtgatctctgtgactttaaccatggcatggttgctggtgccagatgggctagtttgagtatgtcagaaactgctgatatcctgggattttcacattcAACAGTCtcattgagtgagcaacagttctgtgggtggaaacgcctggttgataagagaggtcaaagaaaaatggccagattgattcgagctgccaggaaggatatagtaactcacataatcactttttacaaccgtggtgagcacaaagcatcaaactttgaggtgcatgagctacaacagctgaagaccacattgggttccactcctgtcagccaagaacaagaactgtctatctgtctagATCTGTCAATTTTAAGGTCATCTTCCATGCaaagcctgcttcaggtcaccccacagatttttagttggaagCAGGTCTGGGTTCTGGCTagttcattcaaaaacattgattttcttttggttaagccattcctttgttgatttggatgtatgctttgggtcactgttgtgctgaaaggtgaaattccctTTTCATcgtcagcttactagcagacaccagaatgttttgcataaaaaatagactggtatttgtagctattcatgattccctccaccttgatataagccccagttctggctgaagaaaagcagccctaaagcatgatgctgccaccaccatgcttcaccgtgggtttGGTgatcttttggtgatgtgcttttttgtgccaaacaaaaattttgaattatagaattattataccttttggaatggTTCTcttcagaccataacacatttagccacatggtttggggtgatttggTTGggcttgtatgttttttgtgagaaagggcttccgtctagccaccctacccaaTAGCCCACATacatgaagaatatgagagattgttgtcacatgtagagagtaatcagtacttgtcagatattcctgcagatCCTATAATTTTGCTGGTGATtgcttggcagcctccctggtaagtttttgtcttgttcttttgtaaattttggagggtcATCCTATTCTTGGTGATGTctctgtggtgctccattttctccacttgttgatgatggccttcactgtgttccatggtacatctaatggtTTGGAAAATTTTTTGTACCCCTCACCCGATTGATTCCTTTCGACATTGGGaccctgtacatgctttgtcagctctttgcagaccatggttGAGTCACTACGGTAGTCAgaagaaaccaagaagatgtcaagaaaatcctatagaagcagctggtctttatttgcggttaatcagaataatttcattgataacagctgtatgataattacttttgaacatgagattgaatgtgattggttcattctgaacacagccacattctCAATTATGAAAGGGTGTGCACCAGATTATTGTATGCAACcagattattgttttttatttttcctatttttccctaaaatgtttctgattgtttttcacttaatttataTATGTTGCAATGTGTGTCTACATACATggtatgtagactttttatatccactgtatataactttgctttaaaaatactttCTTTAAGACTAACATTAAACATACTTGCTTTCAGATTAAcattaacctttatttaaaaaaataataataatccccaggcacacacacgcgcttGCTGCTGTTGTGACTcttctttataaatattttttccctTGGCATTAAGCTTTTCTCCAGCAAGGCCAGTTCTGTCTGTTACTGCTACTGGCATCTGCCTCTCAGACATGGGGTTTATTTGAAGTAAGGGATTGTTTAGCTATTATCTAAACTCAAATGGCTAAACTACTTGTGAAATATTGTTGTTTAGAAAAACAGTTTGCACCCTGATTTTAGGTGAGGAGGGAAAATACACTCACAGCCAAGGGACAATGTTTTTGCATTACAGACAGAACGTTTATACCAAGTTACACAATTCATTTCCCCTCCAAACACAAACTGAGAGCCCACACTATATATCAAGACCAAGTCTTAAGATCCAAGCAATGGCACAGCAGATTGGAGCCATCTCAGTACAACACGGCACAAACAAGCATATGAAGACAGTGAAGGAAAAAGCTTGCACAGACACAGTTTTAACATTGTGCAATCTTTTACTAAGATCATAATTTCTTGCAACAGTCTCACAGTCGCATATTCATAATACTTTAAGTGTGCCAACTTGAATAATGAATCATGTTCACAGGTCACCTTTTCTCTGACTATGTTCACACAAAATCAAAAAAATTCTTCTCGGACATACAACTGTATCCTGATAATGGTCTGACTCTTGATAATTTagtttctaatttatttatattattgaaTCATGACCATATTCTTTTGATTATGTGTATCATGCAGTGGagaattaaaaatacaatttaaacaaaatttgttGTCACCAGCTTGGGACAGTACATCTCCTTGCGAGTAGAAATCTTCCTCACCTGAGTTCTAGGTTACCACTTCCAGGTTACTTCCAGGATACTTCCACAATACTAGGTTAGTAC includes these proteins:
- the gja8a gene encoding gap junction protein alpha 8 paralog a, producing the protein MGDWSFLGNILEEVNKHSTVIGRIWLTVLFIFRILILGTAAEFVWGDEQSDYVCNTKQPGCENVCYDEAFPISHIRLWVLQIIFVSTPSLVYIGHAVHHVHMKEKCKKRENAALHHQQEMNNKQLHVVADQGSVHMTKDTSTDGSKMFRLEGTLLCTYVCHIIFKTLFEVGFIVGQYFLYGFHLLPLYRCSRWPCPNTVDCFISRPTEKTIFIIFMLAVACVSLLLNFVEIIYLCLKNIQFGFCQTAPAQVETFVSPERSLQFLLSPPFHKPKGYRTLEEDRKEGEVAHIYPLTEAGMEEDQLPSLSQEVEQKRTNDAIIPTVPPVEETIIYDETIPVFTELTKTFLELPPTIEEEISREGDEVDSSLLVIPLEAVLGKRSQKECMEETQTIVDVTQGGVKQTVGDLVRKDTLIDQQLDVEIESGQGGSEVVVVPETVEEVIDVPENIEEVLDVPEKVEEVVEVSENIEKVVEIPKNIVTFVEVPENIKEVEVPENVEEVVEVPENVEEVIEVPENVEEVVEVPENIEEIVEVPENVDEVIDVPEKIEEVVEVPENFVAFVEVPENIEEVVEVPENVEEVIEVPENVEEVVEVPENIEEIVEVPENVEEVVEVPENVEVDVEVPENVVEVVEVPENIEEVVGVPENVEVDVEVPENVKEVVEVPENIEEVIDVPENVEVDVEVPENVEENVEVPENVEVDVEVPENVKEVVEVPENIEEVVEVPENIEEVVEVPEIIEEVVEVPENVDNVIDVPEKIEEVVEVPEIIEEVIEVLEKIEEVVEVPENIEEVIEMPENAVEVVEVSENIREVVEVPENVVEVVEVPENINEVVECPENVEEDVDVQEKIKELVKLPEKNELVVEVAEMSDRVAEVPVHVEEVVQVPEKFEEIVDDYVEELVEVPENHEKVVDAPEKVGELIEFPGEYPVSKELTKSEELTIEAKSFSLEDEKAVDPLWEEKPLEAIKSVGEENVSREITRSDILEGAEESLNLEVIAEGPEIENLPKVESIEDVINTKESVDFDDAVDTGKSFSEMGNPEEVKSSEAQNSQGKTRDPGKVESLELKVRLPEMQTLEETISVPLIPLELPAAETLEETRPLSRLRKASSRARPDDLTI